Proteins from a single region of Chanodichthys erythropterus isolate Z2021 chromosome 13, ASM2448905v1, whole genome shotgun sequence:
- the mpzl2b gene encoding myelin protein zero-like protein 2b, with product MSRIWIYLFCALCALVLSGVYRVEGMEVITSSEMEAVNGTNVRLKCTFKSTHPLSEERVSVSWSFQPLGKTAAESIFHYQGSAYPPPKGLFKDHAVWSGDVMKGDASITLQDVQFSFNGTYSCQVRNPPDIQGFAGEISLRVVQKVSFSEIGILAIAVGGSIGIVLLILIIYIIVRVFRRQDSDMDVEMEDHGSKDQVL from the exons ATGAGCCGAATCTGGATTTACCTGTTTTGTGCGCTGTGCGCTCTGGTCTTGTCAG GTGTATATCGGGTGGAGGGAATGGAGGTGATTACATCTTCAGAGATGGAGGCAGTCAATGGGACAAATGTACGTctcaaatgtacatttaaatctACCCATCCACTTTCCGAAGAAAGAGTCTCTGTATCCTGGAGCTTTCAGCCACTAGGAAAGACAGCAGCAGAATCG ATTTTTCACTACCAGGGAAGTGCATATCCCCCACCAAAAGGCCTGTTTAAGGATCATGCTGTATGGTCTGGTGATGTAATGAAAGGTGACGCATCCATCACACTGCAGGATGTGCAGTTCAGCTTTAATGGTACCTACAGCTGCCAAGTCCGCAATCCACCCGACATCCAGGGCTTTGCAGGCGAGATCAGCCTCAGAGTTGTTCAAAAAG TTTCATTCTCTGAAATTGGAATTCTGGCTATAGCTGTGGGTGGATCCATTGGCATCGTTCTCCTCATCCTCATCATCTATATTATTGTGCGGGTATTCCGGAGACAGGACAGTGACATGGATGTTGAGATGGAGGACCACGGATCAAAGGATCAAGTATTGTGA
- the pafah1b2 gene encoding platelet-activating factor acetylhydrolase IB subunit beta, translating to MSAEENPAAEPAPVIDVQGDGRWMSQHNRFVQECKDAEPDVLFVGDSMVQLMQQYEVWRELFSPLHALNFGIGGDTTSNVLWRLQNGELENIRPKVVVLWVGTNNHEHTADQVAGGILAIAQLLLSRLTKSKIIVLGLLPRGEFPNPLREKNASVNNLLRASLPRLGPVQLLDVGGSFVHSDGTISSRDMFDFLHLTASAYRTISTSLHDLLLQLLEETPQERRASLV from the exons ATGAGCGCTGAGGAGAATCCCGCCGCTGAACCTGCGCCCGTGATCGACGTGCAGGGAGACGGACGCTGGATGTCACAG CACAACCGGTTTGTGCAGGAGTGCAAGGATGCGGAGCCCGATGTTCTGTTTGTGGGGGACTCAATGGTGCAGCTTATGCAACAGTATGAG GTGTGGAGGGAACTCTTCTCACCTCTCCATGCTCTGAACTTTGGGATTGGTGGAGACACAACCTCTAATGTGCTGTGGAGACTACAGAATGGAGAACTGGAGAACATCAGACCCAAG GTGGTGGTTTTATGGGTAGGAACCAATAATCATGAGCACACTGCTGATCAAGTTGCAGGAGGAATACTGGCCATTGCACAATTACTTCTGTCTCGCCTCACCAAGTCCAAAATTATTGTATTG GGCCTGTTGCCAAGGGGAGAGTTTCCTAACCCGCTGAGAGAGAAAAATGCATCGGTGAACAATTTACTCCGTGCCTCTCTTCCTCGACTCGGCCCAGTTCAGTTACTTGATGTGGGAGGTAGTTTTGTCCACTCAGATGGGACTATTTCCTCTCGAGACATGTTCGACTTCCTTCATCTGACCGCTAGTGCGTACAGGACCATATCGACGTCTCTTCATGACCTGCTGCTTCAACTGTTGGAGGAAACGCCTCAGGAAAGGCGGGCCTCACTGGTTTAA
- the apoa1a gene encoding apolipoprotein A-Ia has translation MKFVALALTLLLAVGSQARFLQADAPSQLEHYKSAALVYLTQVKEQAQKALDNLDGTDYEQYKVQLSESLTKLQEYAQSTSETLTPYAENFSNQFLDNTKQLRERVMTDIEDIRSKLEPHRAELHQVLQKHFDEYREKLEPLYQEYATLNRENAEQMRAKLQPLLDEMKQMFDSNVEETKSKLGPMIEVVRTKLTERLEELRTMAAPYAEEYKEQLVKAVEDAKEKITPHTQDLQARMEPYMENVKATFAQVYDTISKAIQA, from the exons ATGAAATTTGTGGCTCTTGCACTGACTCTCCTCTTGGCTGTGG GTTCCCAGGCCCGTTTCCTGCAGGCTGATGCTCCCTCCCAGCTGGAGCACTACAAGTCAGCAGCCTTGGTGTACCTGACCCAGGTCAAGGAGCAGGCTCAGAAGGCTCTTGACAATTTGGATGGAACCGACTATGAGCAATACAA GGTGCAACTTTCAGAGAGCCTGACTAAGCTTCAGGAATATGCTCAGTCCACCTCCGAGACTCTGACCCCCTACGCCGAGAACTTCTCCAACCAGTTCCTTGACAACACCAAGCAGCTGCGCGAGCGCGTCATGACCGACATTGAAGACATCCGTTCCAAGCTGGAGCCCCACCGTGCTGAGCTGCACCAGGTGCTGCAGAAGCACTTTGACGAGTACCGTGAGAAGCTGGAGCCCCTCTACCAGGAGTACGCCACCCTGAACCGTGAAAATGCCGAGCAGATGCGTGCCAAGCTGCAGCCGCTGTTGGATGAAATGAAGCAGATGTTTGACAGCAACGTTGAGGAGACCAAGTCCAAGCTCGGGCCCATGATCGAGGTTGTGCGCACTAAGCTGACCGAGCGTCTGGAGGAGCTGAGGACCATGGCCGCCCCCTATGCTGAGGAATACAAGGAACAGCTGGTGAAGGCTGTCGAGGACGCCAAGGAGAAGATCACCCCACACACCCAGGACCTCCAGGCCCGCATGGAGCCCTACATGGAGAATGTGAAGGCCACGTTTGCACAGGTGTATGACACCATCTCCAAGGCCATCCAGGCATAA
- the rnf214 gene encoding RING finger protein 214 — translation MESEIHTEWSSALDEDLLRDPVSAVIPPVPSLWSSSAAGPWSTESSFPTVFNQYAEEQDYSTYTPSNETQGQTVQTEEWTEERSANTNEDWESDMRALEDCSIELNEQYEALATQHAAEEENHNICVHSLEKTRDDRNHQYQGFIEKIESLQIKLELNSSKTTRKNFMVKRQELTAEKDRMEEEKTRLAQDLEDTEKKLKMLIEEQSQEKFSWEQEIADLRVEMETLCRQAEQASQTVLQDEIAALEMQKELALSQVEDWIADAEKYLNFLRLNPSQQHLHQQQKWEHNVAMVRGSLVGLKNKFNENHQLLQRGEPLDSLPSVPLPLLPAVPTLEMIISPLQNPASHPIFNSGSSTTTNSPPIVHSQFHPSVTPPKRATPPISAPSPQNTPYVPISIGPQSAHLTNMYPPMTTHAPAPQIPMQTICRPQTSSHTPVTPAPHILPPTHVGVPGVSLAPSVAHGASFHPQAAVRLPQTFMQTASTRNSSPQPFPSNSAPAGKLDKLLERLGSHFPQCTRDQLTRVLQQIKSERGTMAGMSMDDVTQQVAQRLAQNQRPPPGPIAPPSGARAFPASVGPIQRPVAQSPHPMRPHFRPPVAQVFHTRPPQSSMRKFCLMCQNPVDTGSQYNTNCSHTMHRECVSVWLKTSKNNSCPFCPSK, via the exons ATGGAAAGTGAAATACACACCGAGTGGAGTTCGGCTTTAGATGAAGACTTGCTTCG CGACCCCGTCTCTGCAGTGATTCCGCCGGTTCCTTCACTGTGGAGCTCATCAGCAGCCGGGCCCTGGTCCACTGAGAGCAGCTTCCCAACAGTATTCAACCAGTATGCTGAAGAGCAAGATTACAGCACTTATACACCCAGCAATGAAACACAGGGCCAAACCGTACAG ACTGAAGAATGGACAGAGGAAAGATCTGCAAACACAAACGAGGATTGGGAATCAGATATG CGTGCTTTAGAAGACTGCAGTATTGAGTTGAATGAGCAGTATGAGGCTCTTGCGACGCAGCATGCAGCAGAGGAGGAGAACCACAATATTTGTGTCCACAGTCTGGAAAAAACAAGAGATGACAGAAATCATCAGTACCAG gGTTTTATTGAAAAAATTGAGTCTTTGCAAATTAAATTGGAGCTGAATAGCAGCAAGACAACACGGAAAAACTTTATGGTAAAACGGCAAGAGCTTACTGCAGAGAAAGATCGAATGGAAGAGGAGAAAACAAG ATTGGCTCAGGATCTGGAGGACACAGAAAAGAAACTCAAGATGCTGATTGAAGAACAGAGTCAAGAGAA GTTCTCCTGGGAGCAGGAAATAGCTGACTTGAGGGTGGAAATGGAGACGCTGTGCAGACAGGCAGAGCAAGCCAGTCAGACCGTTCTTCAGGATGAG ATAGCTGCACTTGAGATGCAGAAAGAGCTTGCGCTTTCTCAAGTGGAGGACTGGATTGCAGATgctgaaaaatatcttaattttctCAG ATTAAATCCTTCGCAGCAGCACCTTCACCAGCAGCAGAAATGGGAGCACAATGTGGCAATGGTCCGCGGGAGCTTGGTAGGATTAAAG aataagtttaatgaaaacCATCAACTTCTGCAGAGAGGTGAACCGTTGGACAGTTTGCCCTCAGTCCCACTCCCATTACTTCCAGCAGTGCCTACA TTGGAGATGATAATCAGTCCACTTCAGAATCCTGCTTCTCATCCCATTTTCAACAGTGGTTCTTCAACTACCACAAATTCTCCTCCCATAGTTCATTCCCAATTCCACCCCTCAGTCACACCACCAAAAAGAGCCACACCGCCAATTTCAGCCCCGTCTCCTCAAAACACACCATATGTACCCATCAGTATAGGCCCACAATCTGCACACCTCACAAACATGTATCCCCCTATGACAACTCATGCACCTGCCCCTCAAATACCCATGCAAACTATCTGCCGGCCTCAAACGTCATCCCATACTCCCGTCACGCCAGCCCCACATATCCTTCCACCGACACACGTAGGTGTTCCAGGTGTATCCCTTGCACCCTCAGTTGCTCACGGAGCCAGTTTTCATCCCCAAGCTGCAGTGCGCCTTCCCCAAACGTTCATGCAAACCGCGTCTACACGTAACTCCTCTCCCCAGCCCTTCCCCTCCAATTCTGCACCGGCAGGCAAACTGGATAAGCTTCTAGAGAGACTGGGCTCACATTTCCCACAATGCACAAG AGATCAGTTAACACGTGTTCTACAGCAAATCAAGAGTGAGCGTGGTACTATGGCTGGCATGTCGATGGATGATGTTACTCAGCAGGTTGCGCAGAGACTTGCGCAGAACCAAAGACCG CCACCAGGACCTATAGCACCTCCGTCTGGAGCTAGAGCCTTTCCTGCTTCAGTCGGTCCGATCCAGCGTCCCGTAGCCCAGTCACCGCATCCCATGCGGCCTCATTTCCGTCCCCCGGTCGCTCAGGTTTTCCACACAAGACCCCCGCAG TCCTCTATGCGGAAATTTTGTTTGATGTGTCAAAATCCTGTGGATACTGGAAGCCAGTACAACACAAACTGCTCCCATACAATGCACAGAGAA tGTGTCAGCGTTTGGCTCAAGACCAGTAAGAATAACTCCTGTCCTTTCTGCCCATCTAAATGA